GGAAAAGCAAGAATTGCCACAGATCGGTGATTTGCACCATCAGGCCAAATTTCACCACGAAGCTGAATAAGGACAGCAGCACTAAAGTACGCATCAATAAGGAAAGCGACTTAAACGGCGTGGCGACGATGGAGTAGAGGACGCAACTGATCGCCGCCAGGGTTAATGCGCCGGGCCCGGATTCCCATTGCGCGCCAATACTCCAGGCGCCAATCACCGTGAGCGTGCAAAAGGTACGCACGCCGCTCCAGATGGCCTCTGCGTTATCCGTATGCCGCGCAAGGCCGGGAGTGCGGCGGATATGGATTTGATCCACCGGCGCGCCGCTTTCGATCAGATATAACTGACGGCTGCTGCGCAGATATAGCTGGCAAAAATAGCGTAATCGCTGCCAGAACGCGAGGTGACGATAATCCTGTTCATCCTGCGGGCGTAGCGGCGCAATAATCTGCGCCACGGTGTAGCTGTCCGCGCGCGGTTTTGCCAACTCAGCTAAGAGTTGCTCAATGACTTCGCGGCTGTTTTCCGGCGGCGTCGGCCAGTTTAAAAGCATTCTACGCAGACTGGAGATCACGCTGGTTAACCGTAATTGCTGGTGTAACAATGCATTTAGCAATGCATTCTGGCGGCGAAAACGGTAGTGACTCCAGAAGGCCTGAATACGCAGCAGGTTCATGGTCAGGATTTGCCCAATGACCCCCTCATGCGCGGAGCGGATAGCGTCAGTAGTCTCCGGCTGCCACAGTAGACTGGCATGTTCCAGCAAGCGCGCATGCATGTTTTTAAACGCGGTGAGCAGGGCGGTACCATCCGATGTGCTGGGTAGGATCATCATCATCATGCCGCCACAGAGGATGCCGACGATAACTTCACATACACGTGCCTGGGCGATATCCCACAACTGCGTGATTTCTACAATATTAACCATCGGGAACGCGATGATCGCCGCCGTGTAGCCGGACAACTGGAAAGCATAAGCGGCATTATTGGTAAAATGCGCGCAGGCCCAGGTACAAAAACCGATCCAGGCGGCCATGCTAAATAAGAACAACCAGGGTTCATTCAGCGTATGGCCAGCAATAATTAACGCGGCGGTCGCGCCGAGTAAACTCCCGGCAATACGCCCCAGACTTTTACTGATTACGCCGCCTACGGTCGGAAAGCTCACCACTGCGGCCGAAGTCATTGCCCAGTAGGGCTCATCCAGATTGAGATAATAAGCGAATGTCAGCGCGAGACACATGGCAATGGTATTGCGCAACGCGTAACGCCACTGGCCGGAGGTCGCTTTAAACCAGGGCGTATTTCGCAGGGCCGGCAGGGAGAGTTTCATTACCGCTGTCCAATGGCTACGCTGCAGGTAGTGCCGGAGACGAGCGTGATATCCTGCGGTAAAGCGTCAAATTCGATACGTACCGGTACGCGTTGCGCCAGACGTACCCACGGTACGTTGGGTTTGATATCGGGCACTAAACCGGAGTCACTTTCCACGCTTTGGTCGTAAATAGCGCGCCCGATACTGCCAACGTGACCCTGTAACTTAACATTGCCACTATACAGTGTTATTAATGCAGGCTCACCTTCGCGGATATGGCGTAGTTTGGTTTCTTCGAAATATCCCATTACATAAAATGAATGGCTATCTACCAGGGCGAAAAGTGGCTTACCGGTGCTGGCATAA
This DNA window, taken from Salmonella enterica subsp. enterica serovar Typhimurium str. LT2, encodes the following:
- a CDS encoding putative inner membrane protein (similar to E. coli orf, hypothetical protein (AAC74717.1); Blastp hit to AAC74717.1 (670 aa), 84% identity in aa 1 - 669); amino-acid sequence: MKLSLPALRNTPWFKATSGQWRYALRNTIAMCLALTFAYYLNLDEPYWAMTSAAVVSFPTVGGVISKSLGRIAGSLLGATAALIIAGHTLNEPWLFLFSMAAWIGFCTWACAHFTNNAAYAFQLSGYTAAIIAFPMVNIVEITQLWDIAQARVCEVIVGILCGGMMMMILPSTSDGTALLTAFKNMHARLLEHASLLWQPETTDAIRSAHEGVIGQILTMNLLRIQAFWSHYRFRRQNALLNALLHQQLRLTSVISSLRRMLLNWPTPPENSREVIEQLLAELAKPRADSYTVAQIIAPLRPQDEQDYRHLAFWQRLRYFCQLYLRSSRQLYLIESGAPVDQIHIRRTPGLARHTDNAEAIWSGVRTFCTLTVIGAWSIGAQWESGPGALTLAAISCVLYSIVATPFKSLSLLMRTLVLLSLFSFVVKFGLMVQITDLWQFLLFLFPLFVTMQLLKLQMPKLAGLWGQLIVFMGSFIAVTNPPVYDFADFLNDNTAKIVGVAISWLAFAILRPGSDAVKSRRHIRALRRDFVDQLSRHPSHNESEFESLTYHHVSQLSNSQDALARRWLLRWGVVLLNCSHVVWQLRAWESRSDPLSRVRDICISLLRDVMSERGVQQRPLAVTLQELQRICDTLAHHHQPAAHELAAIIWRLHCSLSQLEQAPAQGTLAPGYLMTPQA